A single window of Syntrophotalea acetylenica DNA harbors:
- the gyrA gene encoding DNA gyrase subunit A produces MLSEQNKKTVNIEDELRKSYMDYAMSVIIGRALPDIRDGLKPVHRRVLYAMHELGNAYNKPYKKSARVVGDVIGKYHPHGDSAVYDTIVRLAQDFSMRYPLVDGQGNFGSLDGDSAAAMRYTEVRMDKLAHELLADLEKETVDFGPNYDDSLQEPLVLPCKFPNLLVNGSEGIAVGMATKIPPHNLGEVINGLISIMDDPTVDNQDLLRLIPGPDFPTAGFILGREGIRQAYETGRGIVHMRARALVEKDRRTGREKIVITEIPYQVNKAKLIEKIAELVKTRKIEGISDLRDESDREGIRVVVELKKDVIPDVILNQLYKMTAMQSSFGIIMLAIVNGQPRVLSLREVLEHFVDHRREIVTRRCIFDLRKAEEKAHILEGFKIALENLDEVIAIIKQSANPREAKERLIMRFALSDVQSQAILDMRLHRLTGMERDKILEEYREIQTLIQRLKEILASDVEILNIIKTELLDIKDKFADERRTEIVDQRGDLSLEDLIVDEDMVVTVSHAGYIKRNAVSLYRAQRRGGKGVTGMRPKEEDFVEQLFIASTHSFVLVFTDAGKVYWLKVHEIPQGGRASRGKAIVNLLQLASGENVTSILPVKEFIEDRYIVFATQNGIVKKTDLMAYANPRSGGIIALTVDEGDRLVSTRLSDGNMDILLASQSGKAIRFPEKEARPMGRTSRGVRGMHLEKDDRVIGMEVVSDTTAATLVTVTEKGYGKRTYLDEYRQQGRGGKGIITIKTSERNGQVVDIKLINDDFDLMFITDGGKVLRTRVVDLSVIGRNTQGVRLMVLEPGERIVAVAKLAEKEEENGTGEIEEESLEGGETENPEDVE; encoded by the coding sequence ATGCTATCGGAACAGAACAAAAAAACCGTCAATATAGAAGATGAACTGCGCAAGTCCTACATGGACTATGCCATGAGCGTTATAATCGGCAGGGCTCTTCCGGATATAAGGGACGGGCTGAAACCTGTGCACCGGCGGGTCTTGTATGCCATGCACGAACTGGGTAACGCCTACAATAAGCCATATAAAAAATCCGCACGCGTGGTCGGCGACGTTATCGGTAAATATCATCCTCACGGAGATTCTGCCGTTTACGATACTATCGTTCGCTTGGCACAGGATTTTTCCATGCGCTACCCCCTGGTTGACGGGCAGGGGAATTTTGGTTCTCTTGACGGCGACAGCGCCGCCGCCATGCGTTATACGGAAGTGCGTATGGACAAACTGGCGCACGAACTGCTGGCCGATCTGGAGAAGGAAACCGTCGATTTCGGACCGAACTATGACGATTCACTGCAGGAACCATTGGTATTGCCCTGCAAGTTTCCCAATCTTCTGGTAAATGGTTCCGAGGGCATTGCCGTTGGCATGGCCACAAAGATACCACCTCACAATCTGGGTGAGGTTATAAATGGACTCATCAGCATCATGGATGATCCGACTGTCGACAACCAAGATCTGCTTCGCCTTATACCGGGCCCCGATTTTCCCACGGCGGGCTTTATTCTAGGCAGGGAAGGTATCCGCCAGGCTTATGAAACCGGGCGGGGGATCGTGCATATGCGGGCCCGGGCGCTGGTGGAAAAAGATCGCCGTACCGGTCGCGAAAAAATTGTCATTACCGAAATCCCCTATCAGGTCAATAAAGCCAAGTTGATCGAAAAAATTGCCGAGCTGGTAAAAACCCGTAAAATTGAAGGCATTTCCGATCTTCGCGATGAATCGGACCGTGAGGGCATAAGGGTCGTGGTGGAGTTGAAAAAGGACGTCATTCCCGACGTTATTCTCAATCAACTCTATAAAATGACGGCCATGCAGTCTTCTTTCGGTATTATCATGCTGGCCATTGTCAATGGTCAGCCCCGTGTGCTGAGCCTTCGGGAAGTGCTGGAACATTTTGTGGATCATCGCAGGGAGATCGTCACCCGGCGCTGCATTTTCGATCTGCGCAAAGCCGAGGAAAAGGCCCACATTCTCGAAGGTTTCAAGATTGCTCTGGAAAACCTGGATGAAGTGATCGCCATAATCAAGCAGTCGGCGAATCCCCGTGAGGCGAAAGAACGCCTCATAATGCGGTTTGCTCTGTCGGATGTTCAGTCCCAGGCGATTCTTGATATGCGCCTTCATCGGCTTACAGGCATGGAACGGGACAAGATTCTCGAAGAATATCGGGAAATTCAGACTCTGATTCAGCGGCTGAAGGAGATTCTTGCCAGCGATGTGGAAATTCTAAATATCATCAAGACCGAGCTGCTTGATATCAAGGATAAATTTGCCGATGAGCGTCGAACTGAAATTGTGGATCAGCGTGGCGACCTGTCACTGGAGGATTTGATTGTCGACGAGGATATGGTGGTAACGGTATCTCATGCCGGTTACATAAAGCGCAATGCCGTGTCTTTATACCGCGCCCAGCGGCGCGGGGGGAAAGGCGTCACCGGTATGCGGCCCAAGGAAGAAGATTTCGTCGAACAGCTGTTTATTGCATCTACGCATTCTTTCGTTCTCGTATTTACCGACGCAGGCAAGGTTTACTGGCTTAAGGTCCATGAGATTCCCCAGGGGGGAAGGGCTTCCCGCGGCAAGGCCATTGTAAACCTTCTGCAACTGGCCAGCGGGGAAAACGTCACCAGTATTCTTCCGGTAAAAGAGTTCATAGAAGATCGCTATATCGTATTCGCTACCCAGAACGGCATTGTTAAAAAGACGGATCTGATGGCTTATGCCAATCCCCGCTCCGGCGGTATTATCGCTCTGACCGTCGATGAAGGCGATCGTCTGGTTTCGACGCGCCTGTCGGACGGTAACATGGATATTCTGCTGGCCAGCCAGAGCGGCAAGGCCATCCGTTTTCCCGAGAAAGAGGCCCGGCCCATGGGCAGGACTTCGCGCGGGGTGCGAGGCATGCATTTGGAGAAAGATGACCGGGTTATCGGCATGGAAGTTGTTTCCGATACCACTGCCGCCACCCTGGTGACTGTTACTGAAAAAGGCTACGGCAAGAGGACCTATCTCGATGAATACCGCCAGCAAGGACGTGGCGGCAAGGGAATCATCACCATAAAAACCTCGGAACGCAATGGGCAGGTTGTCGACATTAAATTGATAAACGACGATTTTGACCTGATGTTCATCACTGATGGCGGCAAGGTTCTGCGCACCCGGGTTGTTGATCTTTCGGTTATCGGGCGTAATACCCAAGGGGTCAGACTGATGGTACTGGAGCCTGGGGAACGTATTGTCGCAGTGGCTAAACTGGCCGAAAAAGAAGAGGAAAATGGAACTGGCGAGATTGAAGAAGAATCTCTTGAAGGAGGAGAAACGGAGAACCCGGAAGACGTGGAATAG
- the gyrB gene encoding DNA topoisomerase (ATP-hydrolyzing) subunit B: MTDVNQREYGAGSIKVLEGLSAVRKRPAMYIGSTGVTGLHHLVYEVVDNSIDESLAGVCDEILVIIHLDGSVTVEDNGRGIPVDMHPTQNKSAAEVVMTVLHAGGKFDSDSYKVSGGLHGVGVSVVNALSERLDLEIRRNGRIYRQSYQRGVPDAPLHEDGETAKRGTRITFWPDPEIFETTEFSFETLSRRLRELAFLNGGVLIHITDERSEKRHDFHYEGGIVSFVSYLNRAKTPLHAEPIFFGGEREGVQIEVAFQYNDGYDEKIFSFANNINTHEGGTHLIGFKAALTRTMNSYATANNLLKNVKASISGDDLREGMAAVISVKVPDPQFEGQTKTKLGNSELKGYVETLVNEKLATFLEENPSVAKRILEKGIEAARAREAARKARDLTRRKGVLDSLALPGKLADCQEKDPALCEIYLVEGDSAGGSAKQGRDRRYQAILPLKGKILNVEKARFDKMLSSNEIRTLITAMGTGIGKGDFDISKLRYHRIIIMTDADVDGSHIRTLLLTFFFRQMPELIERGYLYIAQPPLYKAKRGKKELYLKDENALVDYLLDEGVEGVTLELAEGSKVVRGKQIIPTLRNILEYNHLFDKMVLKGVNSEILRIFVQNRIRNGFEDMLDLSPLVDRLKEAVPHADFQLMKEPDRILFTQGNVRARIDRQVLEILSSHEYHLLHQSYQKIKENHSNGRCVIYLEGKEETVVNNCQELLGYFQDRARKGQYIQRYKGLGEMNPDQLWETTMDPEKRVLLQVKVEDAVEANEIFTVLMGDQVEPRREFIENNALNVSNLDI; this comes from the coding sequence ATGACGGATGTAAACCAAAGAGAGTACGGAGCTGGCAGCATCAAGGTTCTGGAAGGTCTTTCGGCTGTGCGAAAACGCCCTGCCATGTACATTGGTTCCACCGGAGTCACGGGCTTACATCATCTGGTATACGAAGTAGTAGACAACTCCATTGATGAAAGTCTGGCCGGTGTTTGCGATGAAATTTTAGTAATCATTCATCTGGATGGTTCGGTTACCGTGGAGGATAACGGTCGGGGCATACCCGTCGACATGCATCCAACGCAGAACAAGTCTGCAGCTGAAGTCGTCATGACGGTTTTGCATGCCGGAGGTAAGTTTGATAGCGACAGTTATAAAGTATCCGGCGGGTTGCACGGCGTCGGGGTTTCCGTTGTCAATGCCCTGTCTGAAAGGTTGGATTTGGAAATTCGCCGAAATGGCCGCATATACCGGCAGAGCTATCAACGAGGTGTGCCGGATGCGCCTTTGCATGAAGACGGAGAAACCGCCAAACGTGGTACTCGCATAACATTTTGGCCGGACCCCGAAATATTCGAGACTACCGAATTTTCCTTCGAAACCCTGTCCCGTCGACTGCGTGAACTGGCTTTTCTCAACGGTGGTGTGTTAATTCATATTACTGATGAACGCTCAGAAAAACGGCACGATTTTCATTACGAAGGTGGCATAGTTTCTTTTGTCAGTTACCTTAATCGTGCAAAAACGCCATTACACGCCGAACCGATATTTTTTGGGGGTGAAAGGGAGGGTGTGCAGATTGAGGTGGCGTTTCAGTACAACGACGGTTACGACGAAAAGATTTTTTCTTTCGCCAATAACATAAACACCCATGAAGGCGGCACTCACCTGATTGGCTTCAAAGCAGCACTCACCCGTACCATGAACAGTTACGCTACGGCCAACAATCTGCTGAAAAACGTCAAGGCTTCTATTTCCGGAGACGACCTGCGAGAGGGTATGGCTGCCGTCATATCCGTCAAGGTTCCCGACCCGCAGTTTGAGGGCCAGACCAAAACCAAACTTGGCAATTCAGAACTAAAGGGTTACGTTGAAACCCTGGTGAATGAAAAACTGGCTACCTTTCTCGAAGAAAACCCCTCTGTTGCCAAGCGAATTCTTGAAAAAGGCATCGAAGCGGCGCGAGCCAGGGAAGCAGCGCGCAAGGCTCGGGATCTGACACGGCGAAAAGGGGTTCTGGACAGTCTTGCCCTGCCGGGCAAGCTGGCTGACTGCCAGGAGAAGGACCCGGCTTTGTGCGAAATATATCTGGTCGAGGGTGACAGTGCCGGCGGCAGTGCCAAACAGGGACGCGATCGACGCTACCAGGCCATCCTGCCGCTTAAAGGCAAGATCCTCAACGTCGAAAAAGCGCGTTTCGACAAGATGTTGTCGTCCAATGAAATTCGCACCCTGATTACCGCCATGGGAACCGGAATAGGGAAAGGGGATTTCGATATTTCCAAGTTGCGCTACCATCGCATCATCATCATGACCGATGCGGATGTGGACGGATCGCATATTCGAACCCTGTTATTGACATTTTTTTTCCGACAGATGCCGGAGTTGATTGAACGAGGGTATCTGTATATAGCTCAGCCGCCTTTGTATAAAGCAAAACGAGGAAAAAAGGAATTGTATCTCAAGGATGAAAATGCTTTGGTGGATTATCTGCTTGATGAGGGAGTCGAGGGTGTAACTCTTGAACTTGCAGAAGGTTCCAAAGTGGTGCGCGGAAAGCAGATCATTCCAACTTTACGCAACATTCTGGAATATAATCACCTTTTTGACAAGATGGTACTAAAAGGGGTTAACAGTGAAATTCTTCGCATTTTCGTGCAAAACCGCATTCGCAACGGTTTTGAGGATATGCTGGACCTTTCACCACTGGTCGATCGCTTGAAGGAAGCAGTCCCACATGCCGATTTCCAGTTGATGAAAGAGCCGGATCGCATTCTGTTTACCCAGGGTAATGTGCGCGCTCGCATCGATAGACAGGTACTGGAAATACTGTCTTCCCACGAGTATCATCTGTTGCATCAGTCCTATCAGAAAATAAAGGAAAATCACAGCAATGGCCGCTGTGTCATTTATCTGGAAGGCAAAGAAGAGACCGTGGTAAATAATTGTCAGGAGTTGCTTGGATATTTTCAGGATCGGGCCCGCAAGGGCCAGTATATACAACGATACAAAGGTCTTGGCGAAATGAACCCGGATCAGTTGTGGGAAACCACAATGGATCCCGAAAAACGGGTTCTATTGCAGGTCAAGGTCGAAGACGCGGTGGAAGCCAACGAAATTTTTACCGTTTTGATGGGTGACCAGGTCGAGCCGCGTCGTGAATTTATCGAAAACAACGCACTCAACGTATCCAACCTTGATATCTGA
- the recF gene encoding DNA replication/repair protein RecF (All proteins in this family for which functions are known are DNA-binding proteins that assist the filamentation of RecA onto DNA for the initiation of recombination or recombinational repair.), with amino-acid sequence MILKRLVLHNFRNIESTEIKPGPGFNILTGDNGQGKTNILESIYILGHFKSFRRNRNEDLIGVTDIYSRVSGEFYLGGIRETVTLKILKDQKEILINDKRPLQSSDMFGRFPSVLFSPEEVALPRGYPAARRALIDRALCQTRPSFIDLTRAYQRCLRQRNILLKEGAPVRSVYPWTEELVNTGAMVRLARCQYLDRLLPLFKSAYREICGDRELADIIYPGYSTTLSVLQENLRSTLERETSRELKYGTTMAGPHRDDPVFMLDNRVLGIYGSQGQQRSFVLAFKTAQILDLEKETGFCPLLLLDDMTSELDRKRQEFFFRFLQQRQGQVFISCTEHSAFQSAGFKCLRMFRVKAGTICDRD; translated from the coding sequence ATGATTCTGAAACGCCTTGTTCTACATAATTTTCGTAATATTGAGTCCACAGAGATTAAACCCGGCCCCGGTTTTAATATTCTGACCGGAGATAATGGCCAAGGTAAAACAAATATTCTGGAGTCGATATATATACTGGGGCATTTCAAAAGTTTTCGCCGCAATCGAAACGAAGATCTTATAGGTGTCACGGATATTTATTCGCGCGTATCGGGGGAATTTTATCTAGGCGGCATCCGCGAAACCGTAACTTTGAAAATTTTGAAGGATCAGAAAGAAATTCTGATCAATGACAAACGACCGTTGCAAAGCAGCGATATGTTTGGGCGTTTTCCCTCGGTATTGTTTTCTCCGGAAGAAGTTGCTCTACCCAGGGGTTATCCGGCGGCACGACGGGCTTTAATCGATAGGGCACTGTGCCAAACCCGTCCTTCCTTCATTGACCTGACCCGCGCTTATCAACGCTGCTTGCGTCAACGCAACATTTTACTCAAGGAAGGAGCGCCGGTTCGAAGTGTTTATCCCTGGACCGAAGAACTGGTAAATACCGGCGCGATGGTCCGCCTGGCACGTTGTCAATATCTTGATCGCCTGCTCCCCTTGTTCAAGTCTGCTTACAGGGAGATATGTGGAGACCGGGAACTGGCGGATATTATCTATCCGGGTTATTCGACCACCTTGTCTGTTTTGCAGGAAAACCTTCGATCTACCCTGGAACGCGAGACTTCGCGCGAATTAAAATATGGTACAACCATGGCCGGGCCACATCGGGATGATCCGGTTTTTATGTTGGATAACCGTGTGCTCGGGATATACGGTTCCCAGGGACAACAGAGATCCTTTGTCCTGGCATTCAAAACAGCCCAGATTCTCGATCTGGAAAAAGAGACGGGATTCTGCCCGCTTCTGCTACTGGATGATATGACCAGTGAGTTGGACCGGAAACGACAGGAATTTTTTTTCCGTTTTCTGCAACAGCGGCAGGGGCAGGTATTTATCAGCTGCACGGAGCATTCTGCTTTTCAGAGTGCAGGCTTCAAATGCCTGCGGATGTTCCGGGTGAAAGCTGGGACAATTTGCGATCGAGACTAA
- the dnaN gene encoding DNA polymerase III subunit beta, with translation MIFSIEKEIFLKGLAKIQGIVEKKNTIPILANVLIEAESDYVRLTATDLEVGMKANYPAQVKTQGRITVSAKKLFEIIKELPEKEISFTAKDNCWIEIRCGKALFNIVGLSADEFPYFPQIEKQNFFNISSSILRQMIEKTSFSMSLDETKYNLNGIYVKSIEDKGSQFLRFVATDGHRLSLYQTPIDCSHIEQLIKGVIFPRKGILELRKITEESDTEISIGFMDNNAVIKKEQTIIIMRLVDGEFPDYTRVIPSSNDLKANIPREEFFHALRRMAILSSEKSKGVKIDFEKNHLTLSSSNPEFGDAREDFEIDYPDNNLSIGFNARYLIDILGTLDSEKINLALRDHLSPGLITPADTDDYLAVIMPMRL, from the coding sequence ATGATCTTTTCCATTGAAAAAGAAATCTTTCTTAAGGGTCTGGCTAAAATTCAGGGAATAGTCGAAAAAAAGAACACCATTCCGATTCTGGCCAATGTTCTTATTGAAGCGGAATCCGATTATGTCCGCTTAACAGCAACGGATCTTGAAGTGGGCATGAAAGCCAATTATCCGGCCCAGGTCAAAACTCAAGGCCGAATTACCGTATCAGCTAAAAAACTTTTTGAAATAATTAAAGAACTTCCAGAAAAAGAAATTTCCTTTACAGCAAAAGACAATTGCTGGATAGAAATACGATGTGGAAAAGCACTATTTAATATAGTAGGTTTATCTGCAGACGAATTTCCATATTTTCCACAAATAGAAAAACAAAACTTTTTCAATATATCCAGTTCAATCTTGCGACAAATGATTGAAAAAACATCATTTTCTATGTCATTGGACGAAACAAAGTATAACCTTAATGGCATATATGTAAAATCAATTGAAGATAAAGGTTCTCAGTTTCTAAGATTCGTTGCTACAGACGGACATCGTTTATCTTTATATCAAACTCCAATCGATTGTTCTCATATCGAGCAACTCATAAAAGGGGTTATATTTCCTCGCAAGGGAATTTTAGAATTACGAAAAATTACCGAAGAGAGTGATACTGAAATATCAATCGGTTTTATGGACAACAACGCAGTTATTAAGAAAGAACAGACAATAATAATAATGCGACTTGTTGATGGTGAATTCCCTGATTACACACGTGTTATTCCAAGCAGCAATGATTTAAAAGCAAACATTCCCAGGGAAGAATTTTTTCATGCGTTGCGCCGCATGGCAATACTCTCGAGTGAAAAATCAAAGGGAGTCAAAATAGATTTTGAAAAAAATCATCTAACTCTTTCCTCGTCAAACCCCGAGTTTGGAGATGCACGAGAAGATTTCGAAATTGATTACCCCGACAATAATCTTTCCATAGGTTTCAATGCACGGTATCTCATCGATATCCTCGGGACCCTTGATTCTGAAAAGATCAATCTGGCTTTACGCGATCATCTTTCGCCGGGGCTTATCACACCTGCGGATACGGACGACTATCTTGCGGTCATAATGCCAATGAGGCTATAG
- the dnaA gene encoding chromosomal replication initiator protein DnaA, with protein MDKIWQKTLDILKQTLADQQFVTWIKPIRFVGVKNEEVELEVPNRFVLDWIKKHYQDAIQSCISNAAGASYRIKLCVARTPIKPDAVPVTENPTPPVPAKVQEEHHPQRGNVYNLNSRYTFKTFVLGSSNQFASAAATAVANNPATTYNPLFIYGGVGLGKTHLINAVGNEILKRNPDMKVCYYTSEKFMNELINSLRYAKMDEFRTKFRSMDVLLIDDVQFIAGKERTQEEFFHTFNALYDSHKQIVVTSDKFPKEIPGLEERLRSRFEWGLIADIQAPDMETKQAILKMKAEQNGIDLPHEVAFFLANSVSSNIRELEGYLVRIGAYASLTATPISLAMAQEVLKDILVEKRRELTVEEIQKLVANHYSIKLSDLKSAKRMKALVLPRQIAMYLSRQLTSCSYPEIGERFGGKDHSTIIHAIKKIEKNMEEDYQLRSVINNLKKELSA; from the coding sequence ATGGATAAAATCTGGCAAAAAACATTGGATATCCTCAAACAAACCCTCGCGGACCAACAATTCGTTACCTGGATAAAGCCTATTCGATTCGTTGGTGTAAAAAATGAGGAAGTGGAACTTGAGGTCCCCAACCGCTTCGTGCTCGATTGGATTAAAAAACATTATCAGGACGCGATTCAAAGCTGTATTTCCAATGCGGCAGGTGCTTCCTATAGAATTAAGCTCTGTGTTGCACGCACCCCCATTAAACCAGATGCTGTGCCGGTCACTGAAAATCCGACTCCTCCTGTTCCTGCCAAAGTCCAGGAGGAACACCATCCCCAGCGAGGAAACGTTTACAATCTCAATTCCCGCTATACATTCAAAACGTTCGTTCTGGGTTCATCCAACCAGTTCGCCAGCGCCGCCGCCACAGCTGTAGCCAATAATCCGGCTACGACCTACAATCCACTTTTTATCTATGGAGGAGTGGGTCTTGGAAAAACACACCTCATCAACGCTGTCGGTAATGAAATTTTAAAAAGAAATCCCGACATGAAGGTATGTTACTATACGTCGGAAAAGTTCATGAATGAACTCATAAACTCGCTGCGCTATGCAAAAATGGACGAATTCAGAACCAAATTTCGATCCATGGATGTACTGTTGATCGACGATGTACAGTTTATTGCAGGCAAAGAGAGAACCCAGGAAGAGTTTTTTCATACATTCAATGCACTGTACGACTCTCATAAACAGATAGTTGTTACCTCCGACAAGTTCCCCAAGGAAATTCCCGGTCTCGAAGAACGATTACGATCCCGCTTTGAATGGGGACTGATTGCTGATATTCAAGCCCCCGATATGGAAACAAAACAAGCCATTCTTAAAATGAAAGCAGAACAGAACGGCATCGACTTACCTCACGAGGTTGCTTTTTTCCTGGCAAATTCAGTCAGCAGCAATATTCGTGAACTGGAAGGATATCTTGTCCGCATAGGCGCATATGCCAGTCTTACCGCTACGCCGATAAGCCTGGCCATGGCCCAGGAGGTTTTGAAAGATATTCTCGTGGAAAAACGTCGGGAATTAACCGTTGAAGAAATTCAAAAGCTGGTTGCCAATCACTATTCCATTAAATTGTCTGATCTAAAATCGGCAAAACGAATGAAGGCGCTTGTGCTGCCCAGGCAAATAGCCATGTACCTTTCACGGCAGCTTACCTCATGCTCGTATCCGGAAATAGGCGAACGCTTTGGTGGCAAAGATCATTCAACGATAATTCATGCCATTAAAAAAATAGAGAAAAATATGGAAGAGGATTACCAGTTGCGTTCGGTTATAAATAATTTAAAAAAAGAACTCAGTGCCTGA
- the rpmH gene encoding 50S ribosomal protein L34: protein MSKRTYQPSRIRRKRTHGFRARMQNKNGQAVIRRRRARGRKRLVVTIPVK, encoded by the coding sequence ATGTCGAAAAGGACATATCAACCGAGTCGTATTCGCCGGAAAAGAACCCATGGATTCCGTGCCCGCATGCAGAATAAAAATGGTCAGGCTGTTATTCGCCGCCGTCGGGCCAGGGGTCGTAAGCGTCTGGTAGTTACCATTCCGGTCAAGTAA
- the rnpA gene encoding ribonuclease P protein component, whose amino-acid sequence MEKTDFTFPRCARLRRSRDYAVLRNKGRKLQSRNFIVYILVRERDGSARLGLTVSRKVGRAVTRNHVKRRVREFFRLHRSIIGSGWELSIVAKPGAAHLDFFQICDELKYLLQFTILKTNS is encoded by the coding sequence ATGGAGAAAACGGATTTTACTTTTCCCCGTTGCGCCAGATTGAGGCGATCCCGGGATTATGCAGTGTTGCGCAACAAAGGTCGCAAGCTGCAATCGCGGAATTTTATTGTATATATTTTGGTACGTGAACGTGATGGCTCTGCCAGGTTGGGGTTGACCGTCAGTCGCAAGGTTGGCAGAGCTGTTACACGTAACCATGTCAAACGGCGGGTAAGAGAATTTTTTCGGCTTCATCGATCAATTATCGGTAGTGGGTGGGAATTATCCATCGTCGCCAAACCGGGAGCCGCCCATCTTGACTTTTTCCAGATCTGTGATGAGTTGAAGTATCTGCTTCAGTTCACCATATTAAAAACCAATTCATGA
- the yidD gene encoding membrane protein insertion efficiency factor YidD: MIRKIFILLIITYQRYISPLKAPSCRFYPTCSEYARQALIKYGLIKGLVITCGRLCRCHPFHPGGYDPVP, translated from the coding sequence ATGATCCGGAAAATATTCATCCTGTTGATCATTACTTATCAGCGATATATTTCGCCTCTGAAGGCGCCTTCCTGTCGGTTTTATCCCACCTGTTCCGAATACGCCCGCCAAGCCCTGATCAAGTACGGTTTGATAAAAGGTTTGGTCATAACCTGCGGACGGCTATGCCGCTGTCACCCCTTTCATCCCGGGGGGTACGATCCTGTTCCTTGA